Genomic segment of Paenibacillus sp. FSL R5-0623:
TGATCATTTTCAAGCGGGATGTGATGATTGCAATCAGAATAACAAACAGACCCGCGATGATAAACAGAAAGGCAATACCTCTGCCTGGCCCAGTTCCAATAATTTGACCAACAGACGAAGCCAGTGCTCCCCCCTCCATCAGCAACGGATTAAACACATGGTCGGCCAGAAATCCAGCCAAACTGTACGCGATAATAAACCCGAGTTGTGACAGAATACCAATGATCCCCCATACCCTGCCCTGCTTATCGTTGGCGATATTGTTTCGCACCAGCACATCTGCGCTCATATTGACAAACGGCAGCGATGACAGGAACAGAAAACCTGCGAAGATAATAAAATAAATGTTGGTGGATATCCCCAGAAGCGAGAAGGACAAACCGCATAAAATCAGACCCATCACAAGCACACTTGCGTATCTCTTTGTTATCGTAAATATGCCGATGCATAAGCTACTAATCAGCATGCCGATAGCGCTAACAGACTGAAATGTTCCAAGTGTCTTTGCATCCGTGAATGACAGAAGCATCGGACCAATGAGTGTCTCCAGGAATCCCAGATAAAAGGTGACAAGAGAAATAATCACCACAAGCAACAATACTCCCTTGTTGGTTACAACCTCTCTCCAGCCCTCTTGAATATCGGTGATCCAGTTTTTCCCTTCTCGATCCTCTCGCTCCACCTTCATGCTCTTCCGAATAACCAGCACAGCTAGAATGGCAACCAGGAATGTCAGAATATTAATAACCAGAATGACTTCAATGGTTGTTATACTAAGCAGAATACCCGCAATGATAGGTGAAAACAGGAACTTCGAGGATTCAGCCAGTTGTACAAGACCGCTTCCTTTTGAGAATTGATCCTTATCCAGCAGGTCCGTAGCAGAGGCCTTATATGCCGGGCTCTGCAACGCGGAAAACACCGAACTAAAGGCCACTCCCACATAGATATGCCATAATTGGATATCACCTGTGAGCATAATGGACAGAATGAAAATCAAACCGGCTGCCGACCCCAGGTCGCCAATAATCATCATCGTTCGACGATCGAATCGGTCTGCCAGTACCCCTCCAATAGGTCGAAGCAGGATATTCGGCAGAAACGTGAATAAGGTAATCAATGCAACACTTGTTGCCGTATTCGTTTTTTCGAAGGCATACACCCCCAGGGAGAAGGCTGTAAGTCCAATCCCAATCATGGAGATGAGCTGACCGAACCATACTACCAGAAACTTTTTAAATGATTTTTGAACGGTATGTTCCATGGATGATACTCCTTTCTCGGCTAAGCTTGATTCGGAAAATAAAGACGAGTGACGTAGGCAAAGCTTCCTTGTTCTGCTCCCAGCACACGTTCCATAATATGTGTGAATGCTTCAACCTTTTTTTGGAGTTCTTCCTCCTCCCATTGAAAGATGCCACGATCCAGCAAAAATTGTGAAGATACGAGCAGGAATTCGATGGATTCCTTTGGGTTAGGCGTATGAAATACCCCCTCCTGAATGCCCTGCTCTACCACCTCGGCCAAGATGGGACTTAATCGAATTACCGTCTCTACAAGACTCTTTTGGTGCATCTCCACATTATGAACACTGTGCAATTGCTCGATGAGATCATGTTTTCTGCCGTCAGGCTGATTCTGCGCCATCATGATGCGAAAAATTTTGTCATGGGCATTCAGTTTGGGATCGGACAC
This window contains:
- a CDS encoding MFS transporter, with translation MEHTVQKSFKKFLVVWFGQLISMIGIGLTAFSLGVYAFEKTNTATSVALITLFTFLPNILLRPIGGVLADRFDRRTMMIIGDLGSAAGLIFILSIMLTGDIQLWHIYVGVAFSSVFSALQSPAYKASATDLLDKDQFSKGSGLVQLAESSKFLFSPIIAGILLSITTIEVILVINILTFLVAILAVLVIRKSMKVEREDREGKNWITDIQEGWREVVTNKGVLLLVVIISLVTFYLGFLETLIGPMLLSFTDAKTLGTFQSVSAIGMLISSLCIGIFTITKRYASVLVMGLILCGLSFSLLGISTNIYFIIFAGFLFLSSLPFVNMSADVLVRNNIANDKQGRVWGIIGILSQLGFIIAYSLAGFLADHVFNPLLMEGGALASSVGQIIGTGPGRGIAFLFIIAGLFVILIAIITSRLKMIKSLEQSPDIAAPSDVGGLAHD
- a CDS encoding TetR/AcrR family transcriptional regulator, with protein sequence MRLIKNPEERRNEILDAAEILFVTKGYTKATVMDILQACNIAKGTFYYYFQSKEEVMNAIVMRFILSGEASARHVVSDPKLNAHDKIFRIMMAQNQPDGRKHDLIEQLHSVHNVEMHQKSLVETVIRLSPILAEVVEQGIQEGVFHTPNPKESIEFLLVSSQFLLDRGIFQWEEEELQKKVEAFTHIMERVLGAEQGSFAYVTRLYFPNQA